The segment AGGAGCCTGAGGCCCGAAACCGCATGCAGCCTGGCGTAGATTGCCCGCACCTGATCGGCCGACTGCACGGTGATGTCCAGCGTCACCGAGACATGGCGGCCCCCCTTGGTAAACCGGACCGAGTGGTCCAGCTCTCCGGGGCCGGCCAGTTCTTCCTGCACGGCCGCCACCACTCGGGCCGGGAAATCCTCGTCAGACGAGCC is part of the Tautonia marina genome and harbors:
- a CDS encoding YbeD family protein, translated to MSPNNIPSADLLESVHPFPGSYQIRAIGSSDEDFPARVVAAVQEELAGPGELDHSVRFTKGGRHVSVTLDITVQSADQVRAIYARLHAVSGLRLLF